Genomic window (Leptolyngbya sp. 'hensonii'):
GCCCTGAGCCTCAGACCCGCGAGCATATTCTGTTGGCCCGTCAGGTGGGTGTACCCAACCTAGTGGTTTTCCTGAACAAGGAAGACCAGATGGAAGGGGAAGACGAACTGGTAGAACTGGTGGAACTGGAAGTGCGGGAACTTCTCTCCCAGTACGACTTCGATGGCGATAATATTCCTATCGTTCGAGGTTCTGCCCTGAAGGCCGTTGAAGCCATGACTGCAAACCCCAAAACCAAGCGGGGTGACGATCCCTGGGTTGATAAGATCTGGGCTTTGATGGATGCCGTGGATGATTACATCCCCACCCCTGAGCGGGATATCGATAAGCCTTTCCTGATGGCGGTTGAAGACGTGTTCTCTATCTCTGGACGGGGTACGGTTGCCACAGGCCGGATTGAGCGGGGCAAGGTCCGCATCAGTGAAGAAATTGAAGTGGTTGGGATCCGCAACACTCGTAAGACTATTGTCACGGGTGTGGAAATGTTCCAGAAGACCCTGGATGAAGGGATGGCGGGTGACAACGTGGGGCTGCTGTTGCGCGGTCTCAAGAAGGAAGACATTGAGCGGGGTATGGTGCTGGCCAAGCCTGGCAGCATTACCCCTCACACTGAATTTGAAGCTGAGGTTTATGTCCTGACCGATAAAGAGGGTGGTCGGAAGACGCCCTTCTTCTCAGGCTACAAGCCCCAATTCTATGTTCGGACCACAGATGTAACCGGTGTAATCAAAGCTTTCACCAGTGATGACGGGAAAGAAGCTGAAATGATTATGCCTGGGGACCGCATCAAGATGACCGTAGAGCTGATCAAGCCGATCGCCATTGAGCAGCAAATGCGTTTCGCTATCCGTGAAGGAGGCCGGACCATCGGCTCGGGCGTTGTTTCCAAGATCCTGAAATAGCTATCGAATAAATCGTTGAGACGCGATTAATTGCGTCTCAACGAATCAACCTTGAACCTTGAAAATTGGATACTAAATTCCTATGGCAACGATTCAGCAGCAAAAAATTCGCATTCGCCTGAAAGCATTTGACCGCCGTCTTCTGGATACCTCCTGTGAAAAGATTGTGGATACGGCCAAGCGCACGAACGCCACTGCTATTGGCCCTATTCCTTTACCGACAAAGCGTCGGATCTATTGTGTTCTGCGTTCTCCTCACGTGGACAAAGATTCCCGCGAACACTTTGAAACTCGGACTCACCACCGCTTGATTGATATTTACCAGCCCTCTTCTCGGACGATCGATGCCCTGATGAAACTGGATCTGCCTGCTGGAGTAGATATCGAAGTTAAGCTCTAAGTTTGTATCGTAGGATCGTAATCCTGAAGCCCGGTTGATGGCCTCGCCTGCTGCTGTTTGACGCAGGATATCTGCTATGAACTGGGTTTTGTTGTCATCCTGCTTCTGCAGCTTGGGGCTTGTTATCTCGGCTACCGATGACAGAACTACTATGACACTGACAGAAACCATTCTGGCTCAGATGCCTGGAGATCCTTTGCAGGGATTACATCAGGCCGATCAGGTTTGGCGATCGCTGCGGGATGGCACCTTGCCGCTGCCATCTGTGATTCACCAAGCCCAGGACCCCCTGGGGGAAGCAGATTGGGATGTGGTCATTTGTGGGGGAACTTTGGGAATCTTCCTTGGGGCTGTTCTGGCCCAGCGAGGCTGGCGAACTGCTCTGCTGGAACGGGGGGTCTTGCGGGGCCGCGAGCAGGAGTGGAATATCTCCCGCCATGAGCTACAGGTATTTGTGGATCTGGGTTTGCTGTCGGTAGCAGAACTGGAGCAGGCGATCGTCACAGAATATAACCCGGCCCGGATTGCCTTTAAGGGAGGACCAGAGTTCTGGGTCCGGGATGTGTTGAATGTAGGGGTCGATCCATTGTTCCTGCTGGATTGCCTGAAGTCCCGGTTTTTGGCCTGGGGGGGAACGCTGCTGGAGCACACTGCTTTTGCAGGGGCGATCGTGCATCCAGATGGGGTCAGGATTGTCGGTGCTGCTGGGCTGAAAACCCGTTTGCTGATTGATGCCATGGGGCATTTCTCCCCGATCGCCCGTCAGGCTCGCCAGGGAGAGCGCCCAGATGGGGTGTGTCTGGTGGTGGGCAGTTGTGCCCAGGGGTATCCGGTGAACCAGAGCGGGGATTTAATGGTTTCCTTTACCTCGATTCAGCAACAGTACCAGTATTTCTGGGAGGCTTTCCCAGCCAGGGACGGTCGCACGACTTATCTGTTTACCTATGGGGATGCCCATCCCGATCGCCCAGATCTGGCTGCCCTGTATGAGGATTACCTGCAACTCCTGCCAGAGTATCAAGGTGTTGCTCTGGACCAGTTGCAGTTTCGGCGAGCCCTGTTTGGATGCTTTCCCTGTTATCGCCAGAGCCCGTTACGGTCTGCCTGGAACCGGATCTTGCATGTGGGAGATAGCAGCGGCAACCAGTCGCCGCTCAGCTTCGGGGGGTTTGGGGCCATGGTGCGCCATCTGCAACGACTGACTGAAGGGGTGGACGATGCGCTAAAACAGGATTTGCTCGATCGGGCGGCCCTTTCATGCCTGCAACCCTACCAGCCCAACCTGACTGTAACCTGGCTATTTCAACGGGCGATGAGGGTGGAGTTAACCCAGTCCCTGCCTCCAGATCAGATTAATCAACTGCTATCTGGTGTGTTTCAGGTGATGAGCCGTCTTGGGGATAGGACCCTCAAACCTTTTCTGCAAGATGTTGTGCAATTTCCTGCCCTTTCCCTGACCCTTTTACAGGTGTCCCTGAGGTACCCTGGCCTGGTTTTGCAGATTATCCCCCACGTGAGCTTAAGAATTTTATTAGACTGGATGGGTCATTATCTGGCACTGGGAGCTTATACTGCTGTTTACCCACTCAGCCTGTTTTTTGAACCGAAGCTTAAGGCTCTGTCTCCAACTCAACAGTACTTCTGGAGAGCGCGGATACAGGCCCTTCGATATGGTAGTGGCAATGACTATCGAGGCTCATCCAGTCGTATCCAGGATTGAAAATAAACCAGAAGTCACGGTAGAGTTCTGGCAAGGGGCGTGGATAATCCATGGGTAATCTATCCGGTTAGACAGGGACAGACCTATCTCTCTGACAGCCATGACTAACTTTTTGAGAGCAGCCGGGACATGAAAAAAGTACTCTTTATCCTGGGAGAACTGAGTGACGATGACATCGATTGGATGATTGACACGGCAGCCACTGAAGAAATTTCAGCCGGAACTGTGTTAATCCAGGAAGGGCAACCGATCGACGCGCTTTATATCGTCTTGAGTGGAACTCTGAAGGTTCTGGTAGAAAGCTTAGGCGGCAAGGAAGTGGCCCGACTGTCCACAGGCGAAGTGGTCGGAGAAATGTCTTTCGTCGATGCCCGTCCTCCTTCAGCGACGGTGAAAGCCATCGAGGACTCTCTGGTGATTTCTATCCCCAGGCAACAGTTAGCGGCCAAATTGCAGCAAGATGTGGGGTTTGCCTCCAGATTTTACCGAGCCTTGGCCATTTTCCTGTCCGATCGCCTGCGAGGAACGGTGAGTCGGTTGGGCTATGGCAAAGATTCTCCGCTGGAGAATCCCAGTGGCAAGGAGAACGAGCCCAATCCTAATATGCTGGATAATCTGACGTTGGCGGGTGCTCGTTTCGATTGGTTATTACGACGGCTACGTAGTATTAGCCCGAAATCTTAGCTCTATGGATCTTGTTCCTGCGCGACAGGCGTTTCAGGGGGCGACTTCGGTGCCTGATGATCAAATCGACCTGGCAGAAGCAGCTCTCTATATTGCCCAGGAGGAATATCCAGAACTCTCTGTAGCCGACTATCTCAGGCTGTTGGATCAGTTGGCACTAGAGGTTCAGAGTCGTTTGCCTCAGGAGCGGTATCCCCTGCGAGTGATCCAGGTGCTGAATCAGTATCTGTATCAGCACCTGCGGTTCAAAGGCAACACAACGGACTATTACGATCCGTGTAATAGTTTTCTCAATGATGTTATGGATCGCCGGACGGGTATTCCGATTACCCTGGCCCTGGTGTATATGGAAATTGCCCGGCGAGTCGATTTTCCCATGGTCGGGATTGGGATGCCAGGACACTTCTTGATTCGCCCTCAGGTCGCCGAGATGGAGTTGTACGTAGATGCCTTTCATGGGGGGGAAACGCTGTTTGTCCAGGATTGTCAGGCACGCCTGAGCGAGCTCTTTGGCCAGCCTGTGTCCCTGGAGACTATGCCAACGCTATTAGCGCCCATCAGTACACGCCGGTTTCTGGCCCGAATGCTGACCAATCTAAAAATGATTTACCTGAACCGGGGGCAACTCCAGAAAGCGGTGGCCGCCATTGATCGAATTTTGTGGCTCCTGCCCCAGGCTCCGATCGAATATCGAGATCGGGGGCTAATTGCTTACCAATTGCATCAATGGCAGGATGCAGTAGAGGATTTGGAAACCTATCTGGCCTCCGTGCCTGAGGCAGAAGATGCGATCGCGATTCAACGGTTACTTCATCAGATCAAGCAAGAGGGTGAGAAATGATGCCACAAAGAATTGAACCGGGTCCAGGTCAGGAGTCTGTCTGGGATTATCCCCGTCCTCCTCGCCTGGAAAGTACCTCAAAACACATCCAGATTATCTTCAATCAGGTGATAATTGCAGATACCCACAGCGCGATGCGGGTGCTGGAAACCAGTCATCCGCCGGTCTACTACCTGCCTCTGGAAAATATCCACCAAGAGTATCTAATCCCAGTGGCTCAGGCTTCTTCCTTTTGTGAGTGGAAAGGACGAGCCGGGTATTATACCGTTAAGGTGGGCGATCGGCAGGCTCCCAATGCAGCCTGGTATTATAGTGACCCTACCCCCCCTTTCCGACCCATCCAGAATTATGTTGCCTTTTATGCCCATTTGATGGACATCTGTACGGTGGAGGGAGAAACGGTACAACCCCAACCGGGAAACTTTTACGGCGGATGGATTACGAAAGATATCGTAGGGCCATTTAAAGGAGGGCCAGGATCATGGGGTTGGTGAAGGGAAGACATGGGCCAGGCCCCGATCCATTTGACGATTCAGATGTAAAACGCCTTCAGTTGTTACTGTACCTGATTCCGGTATTTGGGTTTTTCCCAGCTTTGTGGACATTGTATCGCCGTCAGGGAGGCCGGGAACGCCGGAAATTGAGCCGTTTGGTGGTGACATTGACATTAGGGTGGCTCTTAGGTTACACCCTGTTGGGAACAGGGGCACAATTTTCCGAGTCTCTCTCTCTGCCCCTGCTGTTGACCAGTAGCTTGCTAACGTCCGGCTATTTTCTAGTTAATATCTGGCTGATGGCGAGAGTTTGGAGACGGAAATCTGTACGTCTATAAGCACAGCTCCAGAAATCCTGCTACTATGCTGCCTAGCTTATCAAGCTTGAGTCAGACTAGTTTTTCAGCTCATTTTCCTCAAGTGATTCCTACTGTTTTTTTGGTGTGAGGCCGCTCGTGTCAGCTCAGAAGATTTCGAAGTCCCGTCCGATCAATCCAGGCAAGTCCAAAGCAGTTCAGCCCCGCAATCTGCAGGCCAGTCGGGGGAAATCCGCCAGGAAAGGGGGGAACCTGAACTGGGTCTGGCTCCTGTTTGGCATGACAGGTGTCGCTATGTTATCGGCTACAGCAGGGGCCCTGCTGGCTGTCACCATGACCACAACTCCACTGATGCAGCGACAGTTGACCCCCAAGGAAGCAGCAATTTTCTCTCAGGATGAGCAGATTTCCAAGAATCAGGGCTTGAGTCTGCCAGAATTGACGCGCCCGGTTAATATTCTGGTTTTGGGGATCAAAGTTCTGACCACGGATGTGGATAACCCGCCACCAGAAGCCAAAAATTTGCGGTACCAGGCAACGATTAACTCCTTTGAAGGGTT
Coding sequences:
- a CDS encoding cyclic nucleotide-binding domain-containing protein, which encodes MKKVLFILGELSDDDIDWMIDTAATEEISAGTVLIQEGQPIDALYIVLSGTLKVLVESLGGKEVARLSTGEVVGEMSFVDARPPSATVKAIEDSLVISIPRQQLAAKLQQDVGFASRFYRALAIFLSDRLRGTVSRLGYGKDSPLENPSGKENEPNPNMLDNLTLAGARFDWLLRRLRSISPKS
- the tuf gene encoding elongation factor Tu; this encodes MARAKFERTKPHVNIGTIGHVDHGKTTLTAAITMSLAAAGQAAARKYDEIDAAPEEKARGITINTAHVEYQTDKRHYAHVDCPGHADYVKNMITGAAQMDGAILLVSAADGPEPQTREHILLARQVGVPNLVVFLNKEDQMEGEDELVELVELEVRELLSQYDFDGDNIPIVRGSALKAVEAMTANPKTKRGDDPWVDKIWALMDAVDDYIPTPERDIDKPFLMAVEDVFSISGRGTVATGRIERGKVRISEEIEVVGIRNTRKTIVTGVEMFQKTLDEGMAGDNVGLLLRGLKKEDIERGMVLAKPGSITPHTEFEAEVYVLTDKEGGRKTPFFSGYKPQFYVRTTDVTGVIKAFTSDDGKEAEMIMPGDRIKMTVELIKPIAIEQQMRFAIREGGRTIGSGVVSKILK
- a CDS encoding FAD-dependent oxidoreductase, which produces MTLTETILAQMPGDPLQGLHQADQVWRSLRDGTLPLPSVIHQAQDPLGEADWDVVICGGTLGIFLGAVLAQRGWRTALLERGVLRGREQEWNISRHELQVFVDLGLLSVAELEQAIVTEYNPARIAFKGGPEFWVRDVLNVGVDPLFLLDCLKSRFLAWGGTLLEHTAFAGAIVHPDGVRIVGAAGLKTRLLIDAMGHFSPIARQARQGERPDGVCLVVGSCAQGYPVNQSGDLMVSFTSIQQQYQYFWEAFPARDGRTTYLFTYGDAHPDRPDLAALYEDYLQLLPEYQGVALDQLQFRRALFGCFPCYRQSPLRSAWNRILHVGDSSGNQSPLSFGGFGAMVRHLQRLTEGVDDALKQDLLDRAALSCLQPYQPNLTVTWLFQRAMRVELTQSLPPDQINQLLSGVFQVMSRLGDRTLKPFLQDVVQFPALSLTLLQVSLRYPGLVLQIIPHVSLRILLDWMGHYLALGAYTAVYPLSLFFEPKLKALSPTQQYFWRARIQALRYGSGNDYRGSSSRIQD
- a CDS encoding tetratricopeptide repeat protein, whose product is MDLVPARQAFQGATSVPDDQIDLAEAALYIAQEEYPELSVADYLRLLDQLALEVQSRLPQERYPLRVIQVLNQYLYQHLRFKGNTTDYYDPCNSFLNDVMDRRTGIPITLALVYMEIARRVDFPMVGIGMPGHFLIRPQVAEMELYVDAFHGGETLFVQDCQARLSELFGQPVSLETMPTLLAPISTRRFLARMLTNLKMIYLNRGQLQKAVAAIDRILWLLPQAPIEYRDRGLIAYQLHQWQDAVEDLETYLASVPEAEDAIAIQRLLHQIKQEGEK
- a CDS encoding DUF427 domain-containing protein; the encoded protein is MMPQRIEPGPGQESVWDYPRPPRLESTSKHIQIIFNQVIIADTHSAMRVLETSHPPVYYLPLENIHQEYLIPVAQASSFCEWKGRAGYYTVKVGDRQAPNAAWYYSDPTPPFRPIQNYVAFYAHLMDICTVEGETVQPQPGNFYGGWITKDIVGPFKGGPGSWGW
- the rpsJ gene encoding 30S ribosomal protein S10: MQQQKIRIRLKAFDRRLLDTSCEKIVDTAKRTNATAIGPIPLPTKRRIYCVLRSPHVDKDSREHFETRTHHRLIDIYQPSSRTIDALMKLDLPAGVDIEVKL